Proteins encoded in a region of the Odocoileus virginianus isolate 20LAN1187 ecotype Illinois chromosome 9, Ovbor_1.2, whole genome shotgun sequence genome:
- the ANKRD60 gene encoding ankyrin repeat domain-containing protein 60 gives MTCARRGRAAGARRWAMRRRAAEAATPPGGTIRPNRAAAWPPTPRADSAGPRPRSRQLWAGTRGRSPIGDPQAVNHATDVVPDVFAMRVLLEDSGEMFRVTNCRSNMTVRELKEELDLTAGIPFNLQRLQYLDQGILMDDATLKFHDVIPGGIISLCIWHYDGWTELVLAAVEGDSSKLACLGVAEDTFYQTANSGRFDDRQWKKWISQRAFVALYVASHRGHSEAVQYLLEHGANCQGRSPVGRTPLHVAAAMSRLDCISLLLNYGASINDKDAKGETPMSLARRLNRTQSERRMFLFYWLVKMGTKDPLDPVVNRAFQRVKARFGTKKKGKV, from the exons ATGACGTGCGCAAGACGGGGCCGAGCGGCTGGGGCCCGGCGGTGGGCTATGCGGAGGAGGGCGGCGGAGGCAGCGACGCCGCCGGGGGGCACCATTCGCCCCAACCGAGCTGCGGCCTGGCCGCCCACGCCGAGGGCGGACTCGGCCGGCCCGCGGCCCCGCTCCCGGCAGCTCTGGGCCGGCACCCGCGGCCGGAGCCCCATCGGGGACCCGCAGGCCGTGAACCACGCGACTGACGTGGTTCCGGATGTCTTCGCCATGCGGGTGCTGCTGGAAGATTCCGGGGAGATGTTCCGAGTGACAAACTGCCGCAGCAACATGACGGTGCGGGAGCTCAAAGAGGAGCTGGACCTAACAGCCGGCATCCCCTTCAACCTGCAGCGGCTGCAGTACCTGGACCAAG GAATTTTGATGGATGATGCTACGCTGAAGTTCCACGACGTTATTCCTGGTGGAATTATTTCATTATGTATCTGGCACTATGATGGATGGACGGAGCTGGTTTTGGCGGCTGTGGAAGGGGATTCCAGTAAG CTGGCTTGCCTCGGCGTTGCCGAAGACACtttctaccaaactgcaaactcGGGGCGTTTTGACGACAGGCAGTGGAAGAAGTGGATTTCCCAGAGAGCATTCGTGGCCTTGTATGTTGCCTCACACAGGGGTCACTCGGAGGCTGTGCAATACCTTCTAGAACATG GTGCCAACtgtcagggaagatcccccgtGGGCAGGACGCCCCTGCATGTGGCTGCAGCCATGAGCCGGCTGGACTGTATCAGCCTCCTGCTCAACTATGGGGCCTCCATCAACGACAAAGACGCCAAGGGGGAGACGCCCATGTCCCTTGCCCGCCGCCTGAATCGCACCCAGAGCGAGCGACGGATGTTCCTCTTCTACTGGCTGGTGAAGATGGGGACTAAGGACCCGCTGGACCCTGTGGTGAACAGGGCTTTCCAGAGAGTCAAGGCCAGGTTCGGCACCAAGAAGAAGGGCAAAGTGTAG